The genomic DNA TCAGCGGCTGCGGAACCTTGCCCAGCTCCGGCCACTCTGAATTTTCATACAAGAATATGCCGGTCGCCGACGGCAGTGCAGTCGCCGGAGAAGGCAACAACGTCCTGTTTCAGGGCAAGCCATTGATGCTCTCGGGGATGGGAATCAAAGTCGGCGACAAGCTGCGCGACGTGAAGCTCACCCAGACCGATTTATCGATGGTGCCGATCAACGACACGAAAGGGAAGGGCAAGGTCCGTATTATCAGTATCGTGCCGTCCCTCGACACCAAGGTCTGCGAACAACAGACCCACTACCTGAGCGAGAAGAACATGGGCCTCGATCGAATGGTCGAACTGATCACCATCAGCATCGATACGCCCTTTGCGCAAAAACGTTTCGCCGAGGAAGCGAAGATCGCCAATGTGACCTTCCTCTCTGATTTCCGCGCC from Nitrospira sp. ND1 includes the following:
- the tpx gene encoding thiol peroxidase — protein: MALPCTRMIPGASTSHFLAALLCLGLSGCGTLPSSGHSEFSYKNMPVADGSAVAGEGNNVLFQGKPLMLSGMGIKVGDKLRDVKLTQTDLSMVPINDTKGKGKVRIISIVPSLDTKVCEQQTHYLSEKNMGLDRMVELITISIDTPFAQKRFAEEAKIANVTFLSDFRAADFGKAHGLLLKDPHLLSRALLVVDKDNKVRYLQITPELAQLPDLEEAFRFARKLVTAS